A window of Acidobacteriota bacterium genomic DNA:
TACACCGCCGAGAAACTGCGCGAAGTCACCCAGTCGGGGCAGTGACGCTCAGACAACACCTCACCGCGGCGAAAGGCCTCCTGGTGGCGGCCGGCATCGAGCCGGCCGAGGCCGCACGAGACGCGCTGTTCCTGGCCATGCACACGCTCGGTTGGGATCGGGCGACGATCCACGCCCGCGACCTCGAGTCGCCTCCCGACACGTTCGCCGCCGCTTACGGCGCCGCCATCGAGCGGCGGACGCGGCGCGAGCCGACCGCCTACATCACCGGCCACCAGGAGTTCTGGAACCGCGACTTCCTGGTGTCGCCGGCGGTGCTGATTCCTCGACCCGAGACCGAGCTCATCATCGAGGAAGCGCTGTCGCTGGCGTTTGTCACGGTCGCCGACATCGGCACCGGCAGCGGCTGCCTGGCGGTGACGCTGGCCGCCGAGTTCCCGCGCGCGCAGGTGGTGGCCACCGACATCTCGGCGCCGGCGCTGGAGGTCGCACGCGGCAATGCACAGCGTCACGGTGTGGCCGACCGCATCGCATTTCGCGAAACGCCGTACCTGGACGGCGTCACCGGTCCGTTCGACCTGATCGTGTCGAACCCGCCGTACGTAACCGACGCGGAGTACGCGGACCTGGCGCCCGAGGTCCACGACTTCGAACCCCGCTCGGCGCTGACCGCCGGGCCCGATGGGCTTGGCGATGTGCGCGCGATCCTGTCGTGCGCCGCGA
This region includes:
- the prmC gene encoding peptide chain release factor N(5)-glutamine methyltransferase — encoded protein: MTLRQHLTAAKGLLVAAGIEPAEAARDALFLAMHTLGWDRATIHARDLESPPDTFAAAYGAAIERRTRREPTAYITGHQEFWNRDFLVSPAVLIPRPETELIIEEALSLAFVTVADIGTGSGCLAVTLAAEFPRAQVVATDISAPALEVARGNAQRHGVADRIAFRETPYLDGVTGPFDLIVSNPPYVTDAEYADLAPEVHDFEPRSALTAGPDGLGDVRAILSCAATRLVPGGMLLMEIGFGQSEMVRSLVQATPDLTLVRISPDLQSIPRIVVAQRTAP